The Candidozyma auris chromosome 1, complete sequence genome includes a region encoding these proteins:
- a CDS encoding Hsp70 nucleotide exchange factor FES1, whose protein sequence is MEKLLQWSIASQSGDKETMDKIGKPDPEMLSKLFGNGPDEPTLMKQSIEVVENPEATDEAKETALENFEMLVENLDNANNIENLKLWPSVIAQLSSSNLNLSVLAASIIGVATQNNPNSQKAFLEKENGLEILINLVKADSTPRELALKALFALSCFVRNYPEATERFTNLGGWEALHLQGSHEDHKLLLRKLSLTSALLSTGLDEKKLDHFKNSRFVDNLISTFDSQNVGCIDKALNIISQLQSLQYKFTSDEIKRLVSQLESVSHLKDKFNEEDYHTATIIASQ, encoded by the coding sequence ATGGAGAAACTTTTGCAGTGGTCCATTGCGTCGCAAAGCGGCGACAAGGAGACCATGGACAAGATCGGCAAGCCCGACCCTGAGATGCTCAGCAAgctctttggcaatggTCCCGATGAGCCTACTTTAATGAAGCAGTCCATCGAAGTGGTGGAGAACCCAGAAGCCACAGACGAAGCGAAAGAAACGGCCTTAGAAAACTTCGAGATGCTTGTGGAGAATTTAGATAATGCCAACAACATCGAGAATCTCAAGCTCTGGCCTAGCGTGATTGCCCAGCTCCTGAGCTCCAATCTCAATCTTAGTGTGCTCGCGGCATCGATCATTGGAGTAGCGACACAAAACAATCCAAACTCACAAAAGGCAttccttgaaaaagagaatggCTTGGAGATCTTGATTAATTTGGTAAAAGCGGACTCCACTCCACGAGAATTGGCCCTCAAAGCTCTATTTGCATTGTCCTGCTTTGTCAGGAACTACCCTGAGGCAACCGAACGGTTTACAAACTTGGGAGGCTGGGAAGCTCTTCACTTGCAGGGCTCCCATGAAGATCACAAGCTTTTGTTACGTAAGCTCTCATTGACATCAGCACTCTTGTCTACTGGCTTGgacgaaaagaagcttgatCATTTTAAAAACTCCCGATTTGTCGACAACTTGATCTCCACTTTTGACTCACAAAATGTTGGATGCATTGACAAAGCACTTAATATCATTTCTCAGCTTCAGAGTCTTCAGTATAAGTTCACGAGTGACGAAATCAAGAGATTAGTAAGCCAGCTTGAATCTGTCAGTCATCTCAAGGACAAATTTAATGAAGAGGATTACCACACGGCCACGATCATTGCTTCTCAGTAA
- the PGK1 gene encoding phosphoglycerate kinase, whose translation MSLSKKLSVKDLDLANKRVFIRVDFNVPLDGSTITNNQRIVAALPTIKYVLEQKPKAVILASHLGRPNGEHVDKYSLAPVAKELQSLLPNEKVTFLDDCVGPKVEEAVNAGKDGQIFLLENLRFHIEEEGSKKVDGKKEKASAEDVEKFRKGLTALADVYVNDAFGTAHRAHSSMVGLDLPQKASGFLMAKELEYFAKALENPTRPFLAILGGAKVSDKIQLIDNLLDKVNILIVGGGMAFTFKKVLDKMPIGNSLFDEAGAQNVENLVAKAKKNNVEIVLPVDFITADKFDKDAKTGVASQEEGIPDGWMGLDAGPKSRELFADAIAKAKTIVWNGPPGVFEFEKFADGTKAMLDAAVKSASAGNTVIIGGGDTATVAKKFGASDKLSHVSTGGGASLELLEGKALPGVVAISEK comes from the coding sequence ATGTCCCTTTCTAAGAAATTGTCCGTCAAAGACCTCGACCTCGCCAACAAGAGAGTGTTCATCAGAGTCGACTTCAATGTCCCATTGGACGGttccaccatcaccaacaaccAGAGAATTGTTGCTGCTTTGCCAACCATCAAGTACGTGTTGGAGCAGAAACCAAAAGCCGTGATCTTGGCCTCTCATTTGGGCAGACCAAACGGTGAGCACGTGGACAAGTACTCGTTGGCTCCAGTTGCCAAGGAGTTGCAGTCTCTTTTGCCAAACGAGAAGGTGACCTTCTTGGATGACTGTGTCGGTCCAAAGGTCGAGGAGGCCGTCAATGCCGGCAAGGATGGccagatcttcttgttggagaacttgCGTTTCCAcattgaggaggagggCTCCAAGAAGGTTGACGgtaagaaggagaaggctTCTGCCGAGgatgttgaaaaattcagaAAGGGCTTGACTGCTTTGGCCGATGTCTACGTCAACGACGCTTTCGGTACTGCCCACAGAGCCCACTCTTCTATGGTTGGTCTTGACTTGCCACAGAAGGCCTCTGGTTTCTTGATGgccaaggagttggagtACTTCGCTAAGGCCTTAGAGAACCCAACCAGACCTTTCTTGGCCATCTTGGGTGGTGCTAAGGTCTCCGACAAGATTCAATTGATCGATAACTTGTTGGACAAGGTCAACATCTTGATTGTTGGTGGCGGTATGGCGTTcactttcaagaaggtcTTGGACAAGATGCCAATTGGAAACTCTCTCTTTGACGAGGCTGGTGCTCAGAATGTCGAGAACTTGGTTGCtaaggccaagaagaacaacgTTGAGATTGTCTTGCCCGTTGACTTCATCACCGCTGACAAGTTCGACAAGGATGCCAAGACTGGCGTTGCTTCTCAGGAAGAAGGTATTCCAGACGGTTGGATGGGTTTGGACGCTGGTCCAAAGTCTAGAGAACTCTTTGCTGACGCCATTGCTAAGGCCAAGACCATTGTCTGGAATGGTCCTCCAGGTGTCTTCgagtttgagaagtttGCTGATGGTACCAAGGCCATGTTGGACGCTGCTGTGAAGTCTGCTTCCGCTGGTAACACCGTTATCATCGGTGGAGGTGATACTGCCACTGTTGCCAAGAAGTTCGGCGCTTCTGACAAGTTGTCTCACGTTTCCACTGGTGGTGGTGCCTCCTTGGAATTGTTGGAGGGTAAGGCCTTGCCAGGTGTTGTTGCCATCTCTGAAAAATAG
- the FAT1 gene encoding long-chain fatty acid transporter FAT1, producing MSGLEIASAAIVGSQLLDAKLHVSEDLRLIKNVVSKAVPYFYSVYRGKASYWYLFEKAALKYPDNLAVSFPRPRKDAPPPKKDAEGYFIYDDQFTMESYTYRELYAMVLRLSYILKNDYGVTSKDTIGVNCMNKPLFLLLWLALWNIGAVPAFLNYNTKDKPLVHCIKIADVSQVFIDPDCADPIKDTEPLIHSELPNVKLHYINEPELLKVLSDRSRPKHRAPDNTRRPEDKDSSCCALIYTSGTTGLPKAGIMSWRKAFMATAFFGSIMKIDKKSTVMTAMPLYHSTAAMLGVCPTLSTGGCVVVCQKFSASTFWTQARLSKATHIQYVGEVCRYLLNSKPHPDQAKHQVKIAYGNGLRRDIWREFKRRFHIEGVGEFYASTESPIATTNIQYGDFGVGACRKYGTLISTVLGLTQVLVKMDPDDESEIWRDPKTGYCVKADVNTPGELLMKIMDAKNVEGSFQGYYGNNEATNKKVIRDVFRKGDAWFRSGDLLRMDEDNLLYFVDRLGDTFRWRSENVSATEVENELMGSGAIKQSVVVGVRVPNYEGRAGFAVIDPADGLTDQEVLQKIHDHVVKTLPKYAVPQFIKIKAGGIAASHNHKVPKNQFKNQKLPKGEKGDELIYYLNNNGYEELTEEAWAHIMSGKTKL from the coding sequence ATGTCTGGGCTTGAAATCGCATCTGCTGCCATTGTGGGCTCCCAGTTGTTGGATGCTAAGTTGCACGTATCCGAGGATCTTCGCTTGATTAAAAACGTCGTGAGCAAAGCCGTTCCCTATTTTTATTCTGTCTACAGAGGCAAGGCCAGTTACTGgtatctttttgaaaaggcTGCCTTGAAATATCCCGATAACTTGGCCGTCTCGTTCCCCCGTCCTAGAAAAGATGCTCCTccgccaaagaaagacgCTGAAGGCTACTTCATCTACGATGACCAGTTCACCATGGAATCTTACACCTACCGTGAGTTGTACGCCATGGTGTTGAGGTTGTCgtacatcttgaagaacgaCTACGGCGTCACTTCTAAAGACACCATCGGTGTAAACTGCATGAACAAGCCCTTGTTCTTATTATTGTGGTTGGCCTTGTGGAACATTGGTGCTGTGCCTGCTTTCTTGAACTACAATACCAAGGATAAGCCTTTGGTTCACTGTATTAAGATTGCTGATGTGTCTCAGGTGTTCATTGACCCCGACTGTGCTGATCCCATCAAGGACACTGAGCCTTTGATTCACTCAGAGTTGCCAAACGTCAAGTTGCACTACATCAATGAGCCAGAGTTGCTCAAGGTGTTGAGTGACAGAAGCAGACCGAAACATAGAGCTCCAGATAACACCAGAAGACCTGAAGATAAGGACTCCTCGTGTTGTGCCTTAATCTACACTTCTGGTACTACCGGTTTGCCTAAAGCTGGTATCATGTCTTGGAGAAAGGCCTTCATGGCTACcgctttctttggctctaTTATGAAGATTGacaaaaaatcaacagTCATGACTGCCATGCCTCTATATCACTCCACGGCTGCTATGTTGGGTGTTTGTCCTACTCTTTCTACTGGTGGCTGTGTTGTGGTATGTCAAAAATTCTCTGCCTCCACTTTCTGGACGCAAGCTAGATTGTCCAAAGCCACTCACATTCAATATGTTGGTGAGGTGTGTCGTTACTTGTTGAATTCCAAACCTCACCCTGACCAGGCAAAGCACCAGGTGAAGATTGCGTATGGTAATGGTTTGAGAAGAGATATTTGGAGAGAATTCAAGAGAAGATTCCACATCGAAGGTGTGGGTGAGTTCTATGCATCCACTGAATCTCCAATTGCCACAACTAACATTCAGTATGGTGACTTTGGTGTGGGCGCTTGCCGTAAGTATGGTACTTTGATTAGCACCGTTCTCGGCCTCACTCAAGTTTTGGTAAAGATGGACCCAGATGACGAAAGTGAGATCTGGAGAGACCCTAAGACTGGTTACTGTGTCAAGGCTGATGTCAATACTCCGGgtgagttgttgatgaagatcaTGGATGCCAAGAATGTCGAGGGGTCCTTCCAAGGTTACTACGGTAATAACGAGGCTACCAATAAGAAGGTCATCAGGGATGTCTTTAGAAAGGGCGATGCATGGTTCAGATCTGGCGACTTGTTGAGAATGGATGAGGACAACCTCTTATACTTTGTTGATAGATTGGGTGACACATTTAGATGGCGTTCTGAGAATGTATCTGCCACCGAGGTTGAAAATGAATTGATGGGTTCAGGTGCAATCAAGCAGTCCGTTGTCGTTGGTGTGCGTGTTCCAAATTACGAAGGCAGAGCTGGTTTCGCCGTCATTGACCCTGCTGATGGTCTCACAGATCAGGAAGTATTGCAGAAGATCCATGACCACGTGGTCAAGACATTGCCAAAGTACGCGGTGCCTCAGTTCATTAAGATCAAGGCTGGTGGTATTGCAGCATCTCACAATCACAAGGTTCCAAAGAATCAATTCAAGAACCAGAAGTTGCCCAAGGGTGAGAAAGGAGATGAACTCATCTACTATTTGAACAACAACGGTTACGAAGAATTGACTGAAGAGGCTTGGGCTCATATTATGAGTGGAAAAACCAAGTTATAA
- the COX15 gene encoding Cox15p, with protein MSMFCRSGFFFTRNLSVLNILKSTRGTRLSILPPKKMPFSIWRSMGLRRYSTASHLSTGSAPKINTESLRSAFSGKQPPVVVSSKAAGYWLVATSGLIFGIVVVGGLTRLTESGLSITEWKPVTGSIPPLSEKEWEEEFDKYKNSPEFKLLNSHITLEEFKFIFSMEWGHRLLGRAIGMFFILPAIYFWKTNKFSPHVTRRVVGLTGLLGLQGFIGWWMVQSGLDEEQLAERRSKPTVSQYRLTTHLGAAFLMYLGVLWTGFEILNESRWVQDLSTKAKVVTSHLAKLNSPVLNPMRKMSLALLGLTFMTAMSGGMVAGLDAGLIYNTFPHMGEDYIPSYRELMDPLFARKDDKSDMWWRNLLENPATVQLVHRILATTTFFSVLAAHMYVNRRKALIPPNAKRAMHTMMGLVTFQVALGITTLIYLVPIPLAAGHQAGALALLTAALAFAANIKRPRAQAVNYISAQMKKQLLKKH; from the coding sequence ATGTCGATGTTTTGTCGATCGGGGTTTTTCTTCACGAGAAATTTGAGCGTGCTCaatattctcaaaagcaccaGAGGCACGAGGCTCTCCATCCTTCCGCCCAAGAAAATGCCCTTCAGCATCTGGCGCTCTATGGGGTTGAGGCGCTATTCGACCGCCTCCCACCTTTCAACAGGATCAGCCCCCAAAATCAACACTGAGTCCCTCAGGTCTGCATTTTCTGGAAAACAGCCACCCGTTGTCGTCTCTAGCAAAGCCGCTGGATACTGGCTTGTGGCCACTTCAGGCTTGATCTTTGGGATAGTCGTCGTTGGTGGGTTAACCAGACTTACTGAGTCCGGTCTCTCGATCACTGAGTGGAAGCCAGTCACTGGTTCCATTCCACCTCTTTCTGAGAAAGAATGggaggaagagtttgatAAGTACAAGAACTCACCTGAgttcaagctcttgaattCTCATATCACgcttgaagagttcaagtTTATCTTCAGTATGGAATGGGGCCACCGTCTTTTAGGGAGAGCCATCGGAATGTTTTTCATTTTGCCCGCTATTTACTTTTGGAAGACCAATAAATTCAGTCCGCATGTCACTCGTAGAGTGGTCGGTCTTACAGGTCTATTAGGCTTGCAAGGGTTCATTGGCTGGTGGATGGTTCAAAGTGGTCTCGACGAGGAGCAGCTTGCGGAGCGTAGATCGAAGCCTACTGTTTCTCAGTACAGACTCACTACACACTTGGGTGCTGCATTCTTGATGTATTTGGGTGTTCTCTGGACGGGATTCGAGATACTTAATGAGAGCAGGTGGGTTCAGGACCTCAGTACGAAAGCGAAGGTAGTCACATCTCATCTTGCAAAACTTAACAGTCCAGTCTTGAACCCTATGAGAAAAATGTCTCTTGCCTTGCTTGGTTTGACTTTTATGACCGCCATGTCCGGAGGAATGGTCGCTGGTTTGGACGCTGGTCTCATTTACAATACCTTCCCTCACATGGGTGAAGACTACATTCCATCATACAGGGAGCTTATGGACCCCTTGTTTGCCAGGAAAGATGACAAATCTGATATGTGGTGGAGGAATCTTCTCGAAAATCCAGCGACCGTCCAGTTGGTTCATCGAATTCTTGCAACTACAACATTCTTTTCTGTCTTGGCTGCTCACATGTACGTCAACAGACGCAAGGCTCTCATACCACCCAACGCCAAGAGGGCCATGCACACCATGATGGGTTTGGTGACCTTCCAGGTTGCGTTAGGTATTACCACACTCATTTATTTGGTGCCCATTCCTTTGGCTGCTGGTCATCAAGCAGGAGCATTAGCTCTTCTCACTGCAGCGTTAGCATTTGCTGCAAACATCAAGAGGCCCCGTGCACAGGCTGTCAACTACATCAGCGCTCAGATGAAGAAACAGCTACTCAAGAAGCATTAG
- a CDS encoding RNA polymerase II subunit B1 CTD phosphatase RTR1 has protein sequence MNADTLTVDAFLSLLAPYANRDMLAPSEASSLQLKIAELVLDHTIDIPLLKFLSRFLTQSAYDELVEERNIEHQCGYPLCNKSPQHKVRRLSHGSNGSCIETSTRYQIWNRKPSMILPNTYLSQYCCKEHYQASMFYRNQLSQEAVFSRKDITIMPPFAQVNGPWYENNITFLEEVLAKHKELKEQGKTISEVIAMMSGLSVGDGSDKDTTELAKLIEDFDIVEHEGGSTLKEEPQESDKEAASRGIDGYITSNHSLGGYMV, from the coding sequence ATGAACGCAGATACACTCACTGTCGACGCATTTCTATCGTTACTAGCTCCTTATGCTAATCGCGATATGCTCGCTCCAAGCGAGGCATCATCGCTACAGCTCAAGATAGCGGAGTTGGTGTTGGACCATACGATAGACATTCCCTTACTCAAGTTCCTCAGTAGGTTTCTTACCCAATCAGCCTATGATGAGCTTGTCGAAGAACGCAACATTGAACACCAATGTGGCTATCCTCTATGCAACAAGTCCCCACAACACAAGGTACGCCGCCTTTCCCATGGGAGCAATGGTTCGTGTATTGAAACATCAACGCGGTATCAGATCTGGAACAGAAAACCTCTGATGATTCTTCCTAACACTTACTTGTCACAGTATTGTTGCAAGGAACACTATCAGGCGCTGATGTTCTACCGCAATCAACTCTCTCAGGAGGCAGTGTTCTCTCGTAAAGATATCACCATCATGCCGCCCTTTGCACAAGTCAATGGACCTTGGTATGAGAATAATATTACCTTCTTGGAAGAAGTGCTTGCCAAACATAAAGAGCTAAAAGAACAGGGTAAAACTATCTCTGAGGTGATCGCTATGATGAGCGGCTTGTCAGTAGGTGATGGTAGTGACAAGGACACTACAGAGTTAGCCAAGCTAATCGAAGACTTCGATATAGTTGAGCACGAAGGTGGCTCTACCCTCAAAGAGGAGCCACAGGAGTCTGACAAGGAGGCGGCCTCCAGAGGAATAGATGGTTACATCACCAGCAATCACAGTTTAGGAGGCTACATGGTGTAA
- the CDC14 gene encoding phosphoprotein phosphatase CDC14: protein MPKGRSPIPLIEFLKNRIYLGAYDYTPHDTPDLVYFTVEDAFPYNAFHLDFGPLHIGSLYRFAVSLHNILNEEANQGKAVVFYSSTSPKERANAACLLCCYMVLVQSWAPHQVLQPISQVEFPFQPFRDAGYSNADFEITIQDIVYAMWRAKERDMIDLTTFNLEEYEQYERVDQGDFNVISKDFIAFASPQQKKPGVLNEPFKKVLSFFMSNNVQLAVRLNSHLYDASEFTKRDIQHIDMIFEDGTCPTMEYVQKFIGAAECIINRGGKIAVHCKAGLGRTGCLIGAHLIYTHGFTANECIAYMRMIRPGMVVGPQQHWLYLHQNEFRDWRHTMCLDNRPDPFIGGLFPLVPYSEFKARLKEEAKQKRLQQQQQQINSSYMSHLDSSFTHTPVRRRKISEHLANKIQSAVPMESPGQPRKYQEADTSSVLDVINNSDEDNQALSMQDADSGVDQEINNADGEIVHSSPKRDVNDHRVLRSISTNSQHLPVQLTKTTTTTTTRTISTTLTSNPTSPSGSKMLKSRSSTKVHSALLPGKNGTRIHSGGIRKLSGKKY from the exons ATGCCTAAAGGAAGACTGCCTATTCCACTCAttgagttcttgaaga ACCGAATCTACCTAGGCGCCTACGACTATACTCCCCACGATACTCCTGACTTGGTGTATTTTACGGTGGAAGATGCTTTTCCTTATAACGCTTTCCACTTGGACTTCGGTCCTCTCCACATCGGTTCCTTGTATAGGTTTGCTGTCAGTCTACATAACATCTTAAACGAAGAAGCTAATCAGGGCAAAGCTGTGGTATTTTACAGCTCCACGCTGCCCAAGGAAAGAGCTAATGCTGCATGCTTGTTGTGCTGCTACATGGTGCTTGTCCAGCTGTGGGCTCCACATCAAGTTCTTCAGCCGATTAGTCAGGTTGAATTTCCTTTCCAACCCTTCAGAGACGCTGGTTACTCCAATGCAGATTTCGAAATCACCATTCAGGACATTGTGTATGCAATGTGGAGGGCAAAAGAGCGTGACATGATAGACTTGACTACATTCAATTTAGAAGAGTACGAGCAGTATGAGAGAGTTGACCAAGGTGACTTCAACGTCATTTCGAAGGATTTTATTGCATTTGCATCTCCTCAGCAAAAGAAACCGGGTGTATTGAATGAGCCATTCAAGAAGGtcctctccttcttcatgagCAACAATGTCCAGTTGGCTGTCAGACTTAATTCTCATTTATACGATGCCAGTGAGTTCACAAAGCGTGATATACAGCACATTGACATGATTTTTGAGGACGGTACTTGTCCTACAATGGAGTACGTGCAGAAGTTTATTGGGGCTGCCGAATGCATAATAAACAGAGGAGGAAAAATAGCTGTGCATTGCAAGGCTGGTTTAGGAAGGACCGGCTGCCTCATAGGCGCCCACCTAATTTATACCCATGGGTTCACAGCGAATGAGTGCATTGCATACATGAGGATGATTCGTCCTGGCATGGTCGTGGGCCCACAACAGCATTGGCTATACTTACATCAGAACGAATTTCGTGATTGGAGACATACGATGTGCCTTGATAACAGACCTGACCCTTTTATTGGAGGACTTTTCCCACTAGTACCGTACAGCGAGTTTAAAGCTAGattgaaggaggaagcaaaaCAGAAGAGGTtacagcagcagcaacaacagatCAATTCTTCGTACATGAGCCATCTCGATTCATCCTTCACGCACACACCAGtcagaaggagaaagatAAGTGAGCACCTCGCCAACAAGATTCAAAGCGCAGTTCCAATGGAATCTCCTGGTCAGCCAAGAAAGTACCAAGAGGCAGACACTTCCTCTGTGCTTGATGTTATCAACAACTCTGATGAGGACAACCAAGCTCTTTCGATGCAAGACGCTGATTCCGGAGTAGACCAAGAGATCAATAACGCTGATGGCGAAATCGTACACAGCTCTCCAAAGAGAGATGTTAACGATCATCGCGTCTTGCGCTCCATCAGTACTAACAGCCAACATTTGCCTGTGCAGTTGACTAAGACTACCACAACGACAACGACTCGTACTATAAGCACGACCTTAACTTCCAACCCAACTTCCCCAAGCGGTTCAAAAATGCTCAAATCTCGCTCAAGCACCAAAGTTCACAGTGCACTTCTTCCAGGAAAGAACGGAACCAGAATTCACTCTGGTGGGATCAGAAAACTTAGCGGCAAGAAGTACTGA
- the RPS13 gene encoding 40S ribosomal protein uS15: protein MGRMHSSGKGISSSAIPYSRNAPSWFKLSSDEVVEQIIKYARKGLTPSQIGVILRDAHGVSQAKVVTGNKILRILKSNGLAPEIPEDLYFLIKKAVSVRKHLERNRKDKDSKFRLILIESRIHRLARYYRTVAVLPPNWKYESATASALVN, encoded by the exons ATGGGTCGTATGCATTCTTCT GGTAAGGGTATCAGCTCTTCTGCCATTCCATACTCTAGAAACGCTCCTTCTTGGTTCAAGTTGTCCTCTGACGAGGTTGTTGAGCAGATCATCAAGTACGCCAGAAAGGGTTTGACTCCTTCTCAGATTGGTGTTATCTTGAGAGACGCTCACGGTGTTTCCCAGGCTAAGGTCGTCACCGGtaacaagatcttgagaatcCTCAAGTCCAACGGTTTGGCTCCTGAGATCCCAGAGgacttgtacttcttgatcaagaaggctgTTTCCGTGAGAAAGCACTTGGAGAGAAACAGAAAGGACAAGGACTCCAAGTTCAGATTGATTTTGATCGAATCCAGAATCCACAGATTGGCCAGATACTACAGAACCGTTGCTGTCTTGCCACCAAACTGGAAGTACGAGTCCGCCACCGCTTCTGCCTTGGTCAACTAA
- the TIF11 gene encoding Tif11p: MGKSSKGKGGKNRRKGKNDNGGQKRELIHKDEGQEYAQITKMLGNGRIEVSCFDGEKRMGHIRGKLRKKVWMGQGDIILVSLRDFQGDQCDVIHKYNSDEARTLKNIGELPETAKINETDTFGADDDEEVNFEFGDNDEESEEDGELDIDDI; encoded by the coding sequence ATGGGTAAATCTTCCAAAGGAAAGGGAGGAAAGAatagaagaaaaggaaagaatGACAACGGTGgtcaaaaaagagaattgaTCCACAAGGATGAGGGCCAAGAGTACGCCCAAATCACGAAGATGTTGGGTAATGGTAGAATCGAAGTGAGCTGTTTTGATGGCGAAAAGAGAATGGGCCACATCAGAGGaaaattgagaaagaaggtgTGGATGGGTCAAGGTGATATCATATTGGTGTCTTTGAGAGATTTTCAAGGAGACCAGTGTGACGTCATCCACAAATACAATTCTGATGAGGCAAGAaccttgaagaacatcGGTGAGTTGCCAGAAACCGCTAAGATTAATGAAACCGATACTTTCGGTGCcgacgacgacgaagagGTCAACTTCGAGTTCGGTGACAACGACGAGGAGTCTGAGGAGGACGGCGAGTTGGATATCGACGATATTTAA